In Eupeodes corollae chromosome 3, idEupCoro1.1, whole genome shotgun sequence, a single genomic region encodes these proteins:
- the LOC129950112 gene encoding tRNA N(3)-methylcytidine methyltransferase METTL6 has translation MERSSLPPDNLIAETFTKHEKCLTDEEKQQLITQNNRLVPEFKANQLELNAQRNWDLFYKRNETRFFKDRRWTTREFEELLSESGNTRKTLFEVGCGVGNLIFPLIEENHNNYFYYACDFSPRAVEFVKSNPFYDPAKMKAFHCDITTDVVFDNIDEGTLDIVTMIFVLSAIHPDKFLKVVQNLWRLLKPGGVILFRDYGLYDMAQLRFKPGHKIGENLYMRQDGTRSYYFAEQELSELFSKHGFEVVNNSYVHRRTINPKENIDVPRIFIQGKFKKLATT, from the coding sequence ATGGAACGTTCTTCGCTTCCCCCGGATAATTTAATCGCAGAAACttttacaaaacatgaaaagTGTCTCACAGACGAGGAGAAGCAACAACTTATTACACAAAATAATCGACTGGTGCCCGAATTCAAAGCAAATCAACTGGAACTTAATGCCCAAAGGAACTGGGATCTCTTCTACAAACGCAATGAGACACGTTTTTTCAAAGATCGGCGCTGGACAACTCGGGAATTCGAGGAACTCCTCTCCGAATCCGGGAACACTCGGAAAACACTCTTCGAAGTGGGTTGTGGAGTTGGCAATCTCATATTCCCCCTAATCGAAGAGAATCACAACAATTACTTTTATTATGCTTGTGATTTCTCTCCCCGCGCTGTAGAATTCGTCAAATCAAATCCGTTCTATGATCCCGCAAAGATGAAAGCCTTCCATTGTGATATAACAACAGATGTTGTGTTCGACAACATCGACGAGGGAACTCTGGACATTGTGACGATGATATTTGTCCTATCGGCCATTCATCCGGACAAGTTTCTGAAAGTAGTGCAAAACCTATGGCGACTTTTGAAGCCAGGTGGTGTGATTCTCTTTCGTGATTATGGACTCTACGACATGGCACAGTTAAGATTCAAACCTGGACATAAAATAGGTGAGAATTTGTATATGCGACAAGATGGCACGAGAAGTTACTACTTTGCTGAACAAGAGCTATCCGAGTTATTCAGCAAACATGGTTTTGAAGTCGTAAACAATTCATACGTCCATAGAAGAACTATTAACCCAAAGGAAAACATTGACGTTCCGCGTATATTTATTCAgggaaaatttaagaaactggCAACAACTTAG
- the LOC129948928 gene encoding CDK5RAP3-like protein, translating into MNEADIPIDIHTLKLQDWLVSRRIVPRNIQPYIKDIREKISNALQDMPSNDQLIALLSGAHINYYHCKEIVEILKQTEKDTKSLFGSYGSQRMKDWQEIIRLYEKENIYLGEIAQMYVRNINYEIPAAKKHITRLEQQSEDALKRVKVLSKQETSLLNEHSSILQQLGLKGISLRREITESLQKLPEIYTHSLRNIGTLQEAVDMYASFSKNEKCLPILRHLMQFGNTTVYHYVHKEAPLIVEENPIILNLVEEESPVGDNEIDFGNDDNGDSSTISGEMIDFGDLQIDTPAESGGDIDWGIESTPADEKEIDFDVPIEEYGMVIEGVGVDGGTAKGDEAYTLLDSPNYRERFRNELYELQAFVERRLIELSQEDDASNMLYSMMESLSTHDAASVKKMADSVNDILAEVEDENTQQLFQLKHSPKCAEILASKLKQKMVAVEKVRANQEALKIKSEELLKESVELIPVQDKLIEQTKILQDKIEKEISKRYKNRVVNLMGGLNTN; encoded by the exons ATGAAT GAAGCCGATATTCCTATCGATATTCACACTTTGAAGCTACAAGACTGGCTGGTCAGTCGTCGAATAGTTCCAAGAAACATTCAACCCTACATCAAAGATATCCGCGAAAAAATCAGCAATGCCCTACAGGATATGCCTTCGAATGACCAACTTATTGCTTTGCTTTCTGGTGCAC ACATAAACTACTACCATTGTAAGGAAATTGTTGAGATTCTCAAACAAACTGAGAAAGACACAAAAAGTCTCTTTGGGAGCTATGGCAGTCAAAGGATGAAGGATTGGCAAGAAATAATTCGATTGTATGAGAAAGAAAACATCTATCTTGGTGAAATCGCTCAAATGTATGTGCGGAACATCAACTATGAAATTCCTGCTGCTAAGAAGCACATAACCAGACTGGAACAACAAAGTGAGGACGCGTTAAAGCGCGTTAAGGTGCTGTCAAAACAGGAAACCTCACTTTTAAATGAACATTCGTCGATTCTTCAGCAGTTGGGATTGAAGGGAATAAGTTTGCGACGGGAGATCACTGAATCCTTGCAGAAACTTCCTGAAATCTATACACACTCACTTAGAAACATCGGAACACTGCAGGAAGCAGTGGATATGTATgctagtttttccaaaaacgaaAAGTGTCTTCCCATTCTCAGACATCTCATGCAATTCGGAAACACAACAGTCTACCATTATGTGCATAAAGAGGCGCCGTTGATTGTGGAGGAGAATCCAATTATCTTAAATCTGGTCGAAGAAGAATCACCTGTCGGTGataatgaaattgattttgggAATGATGACAACGGAGACTCCTCAACCATATCAGGGGAGATGATTGACTTTGGGGACTTGCAGATCGATACACCTGCAGAATCAGGTGGTGACATCGATTGGGGTATAGAAAGTACGCCCGCGGATGAAAAAGAGATTGACTTCGATGTTCCTATCGAAGAATATGGCATGGTCATTGAAG GTGTTGGTGTAGATGGAGGAACTGCCAAAGGTGATGAGGCATACACCCTGCTGGATTCCCCAAACTATCGTGAAAGATTCCGAAACGAACTCTACGAATTGCAAGCATTTGTTGAACGACGTCTAATTGAACTCAGTCAGGAGGATGACGCCAGCAATATGTTATATTCAATGATGGAATCCTTATCCACCCATGACGCAGCGAGTGTTAAAAAAATGGCTGACAGTGTCAACGACATTCTAGCTGAGGTTGAAGACGAAAATACACAACAGCTCTTCCAGCTTAAGCACTCGCCTAAATGTGCCGAAATTCTGGCATCGAAACTTAAGCAAAAAATGGTGGCTGTCGAGAAGGTTCGTGCGAATCAGGAGGCTCTTAAAATAAAGTCCGAGGAACTATTGAAAGAAAGTGTAGAACTGATTCCAGTCCAGGATAAACTTATCGAACAAACTAAAATTCTACAAGACAAAATTGAAAAGGAAATTTCAAAGCGTTACAAAAATCGTGTGGTCAATTTGATGGGGGGATTGAATACCAATTGA
- the LOC129948927 gene encoding myotubularin-related protein 14, producing MCSLEITLKDLQDLLEIFEKKAFEAGLCEESTTEHDITKKCESLFKADYSLIELDNSNGALSPRYPSRIFIPEFEASHSNMPSTSSAMTNGFTKPVMNGLANGIQAYVTFANTSTSLPPQQQKTIYEDLYDAAKIRELITMAKYARCRQRFTVPVIMYKGKYICRSATISVMPETYGRKVVDYAYDCLNGGGASTSTGITNSNSSGSSSVATSTTEDENNDPTDESLVNQATEPLPFSYDEVIKSDIQLLKALNVSTIVDLMVEQRKVKYFMTVSSSEKADPENHYEQFNILSLPYPGCEFFKKFRDNNYMAKNLFFNWKQSFIDASLSIPLNGPAHDIDINWQEYKKWDLVLITQNYLKATLKCIQEETSGVLIHCISGWDRTPLFISLVRLSLWADGLIHQSLSPLQMTYFTVAYDWYLFGHQLPDRLRRSEDIMFFCFHVLKYILDDEFSATEQSTNYRRRTKTTSSSGSSVVVIRSDGGDEDTPKEDFTFEDSNDSNSNPSNCDMSVADNVYPANCVNNTCNVNNASNASNTSSSSNMSVTSNTSTASTTNNPSNTNNPSNTNNPSNNLTSRSPNPKRIRTSPISVPGSNINRQRQESTSSVGSWQIVTEAGSLDSNTNSSFVSRQDASNEPSTSNAATDQRVTVTPRKQRLNAVRAIFIQSYGKTIGLKFKEGSSMNLASFIGTLADQLFM from the exons gagCACGACATAACCAAAAAATGTGAGAGCCTCTTCAAAGCCGACTACAGTCTCATTGAATTGGACAATTCAAATGGAGCTCTCAGTCCTCGGTATCCTAGTCGGATTTTCATACCTGAATTTGAAGCCAGCCATTCAAATATGCCAAGTACAAGTTCTGCCATGACAAATGGATTTACAAAGCCCGTTATGAATGGACTTGCCAATGGTATTCAAGCATATGTAACCTTTGCCAACACCTCAACTAGCCTTCCACCTCAACAACAAAAGACCATCTACGAAGATCTTTATGATGCTGCTAAGATTCGTGAACTCATAACGATGGCGAAATATGCCAGATGTAGGCAGCGATTTACGGTTCCTGTGATAATGTATAAAGGAAAGTACATTTGCCGTTCGGCAACAATATCGGTGATGCCAGAAACTTATGGCCGAAAAGTTGTTGATTACGCTTATGACTGTCTGAATGGAGGTGGTGCCAGCACTAGTACGGGCATCACGAATAGCAACAGTAGCGGAAGCAGTAGTGTTGCTACATCAACAACAGAGGATGAGAATAATGATCCCACAGATGAATCCTTGGTCAATCAAGCAACTGAACCTTTACCCTTCTCCTACGATGAAGTAATTAAAAGTGACATCCAACTGCTCAAAGCATTAAACGTCTCGACCATTGTCGACCTAATGGTGGAACAACGGAAGGTCAAATACTTTATGAC TGTTTCATCATCAGAAAAGGCTGACCCAGAAAACCATTACGAACAGTTTAATATACTTTCGTTGCCATATCCAGGCTGtgagttctttaaaaaattccgTGACAATAACTACATGGCAAAGAACCTCTTCTTCAATTGGAAACAGAGTTTTATTGATGCTTCGTTGAGTATTCCTTTGAATGGACCTGCCCATGACATCGATATCAATTGGCAGGAATACAAAAAATGGGATTTAGTTTTGATAACACAAAACTATTTGAAAGCAACACTAAAGTGTATTCAGGAAGAGACTTCGGGTGTTTTGATCCATTGTATAAGCGGCTGGGATAGAACTCCTTTATTTATATCACTTGTGAGACTGTCTTTGTGGGCGGATGGCCTTATACATCAATCACTGAGTCCACTGCAAATGACCTATTTTACGGTAGCTTACGATTGGTATTTGTTTGGGCATCAGCTTCCAGATCGATTGAGACGGAGTGAGGATATAATGTTCTTTTGTTTCCACGTTCTAAAATATATTCTCGATGATGAATTTAGTGCAACGGAACAAAG tactAATTACAGAAGGCGTACAAAGACCACCAGCAGCAGCGGTAGTAGTGTTGTTGTCATACGCTCAGATGGCGGTGATGAAGATACCCCCAAAGA AGACTTTACCTTCGAAGACAGCAACGATAGTAACTCAAATCCTTCAAACTGTGATATGTCAGTAGCTGATAACGTTTATCCTGCAAACTGTGTAAACAATACTTGTAATGTGAACAATGCGAGTAATGCAAGTAATACGAGTAGTTCAAGTAATATGAGTGTTACTAGCAATACCAGCACTGCAAGCACTACAAATAATCCAAGCAATACAAATAATCCAAGCAATACAAACAATCCAAGCAACAATTTAACTAGTCGTTCTCCAAACCCGAAAAG AATAAGAACTAGTCCAATATCTGTTCCCGGAAGTAATATTAATCGACAGCGACAAGAGTCTACATCATCTGTTGGTAGCTGGCAAATTGTCACCGAAGCGGGTAGCCTCGACTCAAATACAAATAGCAGCTTCGTTAGTCGGCAAGATGCATCCAATGAACCAAGTACTTCAAATGCTGCCACCGATCAAAGAGTCACCGTAACACc tCGAAAACAACGCCTTAATGCTGTTCGCGCCATTTTTATTCAATCCTATGGAAAAACTATTGGTCTTAAATTCAAAGAAGGTTCTTCTATGAATTTGGCTTCATTCATCGGAACCCTAGCTGATCAGCTATTTATGTAG